Proteins from a single region of Streptomyces sp. Tu 3180:
- a CDS encoding LysR family transcriptional regulator translates to MPDFAGSAEPSIHQLRLFLVLGEELHFGRTAARLHMTQSALSRQIRDLERRVGVLLFSRDSRTVSLTDAGRALAVEARATVEAMDRLRVRADQWARTLAGHVVIGTVGAEAAMPYTRAVLEHLRARHPRITVEIRSLNFSEHLAQLLSGDIDLAFLRPPVPETIELLELATEPRVACLAATDPLADRTEVRLADLADRVFLDVPPEVPRLWWDFWAVDPRPDGTRVRYGPVVSDMEGLLLAVARGEGMCFLPAAARELFPRPGVRYLDVVDLSPSVSALGWPAQHRNRPGVRAVREAAAAAMAAPGWGDAPSR, encoded by the coding sequence GTGCCTGATTTCGCGGGATCAGCGGAGCCGAGCATCCATCAGCTGCGGTTGTTCCTGGTGCTGGGCGAAGAGCTGCACTTCGGCAGGACGGCGGCGCGGCTGCACATGACCCAGTCCGCGCTGAGCCGTCAGATACGCGATCTGGAGAGACGGGTGGGCGTCCTGCTGTTCTCGCGGGACAGCCGCACGGTGTCCCTCACGGATGCGGGCCGCGCCCTGGCGGTGGAGGCGCGTGCCACGGTGGAGGCGATGGACCGGCTGCGCGTCCGCGCCGACCAGTGGGCCCGTACCCTCGCCGGGCACGTGGTGATCGGGACGGTCGGCGCGGAGGCGGCGATGCCCTACACCCGCGCGGTCCTCGAGCACCTCCGCGCCCGCCACCCCCGCATCACCGTCGAGATCCGCAGTCTCAACTTCTCCGAACACCTGGCGCAGTTGCTCTCCGGCGACATCGATCTCGCTTTCCTGCGGCCGCCGGTGCCGGAGACCATCGAGCTCCTGGAACTGGCCACCGAACCCCGCGTCGCCTGTCTGGCGGCCACCGACCCCCTGGCGGACCGGACCGAGGTCCGGCTCGCCGACCTCGCCGACCGCGTCTTCCTGGACGTCCCCCCGGAGGTACCCCGGCTGTGGTGGGATTTCTGGGCGGTGGACCCGCGCCCGGACGGCACGCGCGTGCGCTACGGCCCCGTCGTCTCCGACATGGAGGGGCTGCTGCTCGCGGTGGCCCGGGGCGAGGGAATGTGCTTCCTGCCCGCGGCGGCCCGGGAGCTGTTTCCCCGTCCGGGGGTGCGCTACCTCGACGTGGTGGATCTGTCCCCGTCGGTGTCGGCCCTCGGCTGGCCGGCCCAGCACCGCAACCGCCCGGGCGTACGAGCCGTGCGGGAGGCCGCGGCCGCCGCCATGGCCGCCCCCGGCTGGGGAGACGCCCCGTCCCGCTGA
- a CDS encoding winged helix-turn-helix domain-containing protein, protein MLRIHFTDGDLARVHLAREPDPVWETLLGLHQLTAPRRGLPVFAPWRRDARARLAEEHLAGPVRMLSALAPASAGYWPDFLTPGASADGLEVALEALRATPRPQLRQEMYRLADTHPLPRWAHGLARGERHRMEEVATAFRLVHRTIIAPDWTGTARTTEADRALRTRVLRDHGVHGLLNSFRPLMDWRPPVLHVRYPEDRDLHLGGRGVRLIPSHFCWNTPIALADPALPQVLAYPVAHPPAWAPAVTRDRRPEALAALLGRTRARVLAALESTATTGELTRRLNISAPSASEHIAALREVSLAHSQRVGAQVIHTLTPLGTALLRGELPPHPPAG, encoded by the coding sequence GTGCTGCGCATTCATTTCACGGACGGGGACCTGGCCCGCGTCCATCTGGCCCGGGAGCCCGATCCGGTCTGGGAGACCCTGCTGGGCCTGCACCAACTGACCGCGCCACGGCGCGGCCTGCCGGTCTTCGCCCCCTGGCGGCGCGACGCCCGCGCCCGGCTGGCCGAGGAACACCTGGCGGGCCCGGTCCGGATGCTCTCCGCCCTGGCCCCCGCTTCGGCGGGCTACTGGCCCGACTTCCTGACCCCCGGCGCCTCGGCGGACGGCCTCGAGGTCGCGCTGGAGGCACTGCGCGCCACCCCCCGGCCGCAGCTGCGCCAGGAGATGTACCGCCTGGCGGACACCCATCCGCTGCCGCGCTGGGCACACGGTCTGGCCCGGGGGGAACGGCACCGGATGGAGGAGGTGGCGACGGCGTTCCGGCTGGTGCACCGCACGATCATCGCGCCCGACTGGACCGGGACGGCCAGGACCACCGAGGCCGACCGGGCCCTGCGGACACGCGTCCTGCGCGATCACGGTGTCCACGGACTGCTGAACTCCTTCCGCCCCCTGATGGACTGGCGGCCGCCGGTGCTGCACGTGCGCTACCCGGAGGACCGGGACCTCCACCTCGGCGGACGCGGCGTGCGACTGATCCCCTCCCACTTCTGCTGGAACACGCCGATCGCCCTGGCCGACCCCGCCCTGCCGCAGGTCCTCGCCTACCCCGTCGCCCACCCGCCGGCCTGGGCGCCGGCGGTCACCCGTGACCGCCGCCCCGAGGCCCTGGCCGCCCTGCTCGGCCGGACCCGCGCCCGCGTGCTGGCGGCCCTGGAGAGCACTGCGACCACCGGAGAACTCACCCGGCGCCTGAACATCTCCGCCCCTTCGGCGAGCGAACACATCGCCGCCCTGAGAGAGGTCAGCCTCGCCCACAGCCAACGCGTCGGCGCCCAGGTCATCCACACCCTCACCCCGCTGGGCACCGCGCTCCTCCGCGGCGAACTCCCGCCCCACCCCCCGGCCGGCTGA